One part of the Streptomyces ferrugineus genome encodes these proteins:
- a CDS encoding MurR/RpiR family transcriptional regulator translates to MTHEVKETFGRASTAPAPAALAAKVRTLAPSMTRSMQRVAEAVANDPAGCAALTVTGLAELTGTSEATVVRTARLLGYPGYRDLRLALAGLAAQQQSGRAPAITTDIAVDDPIADVVTKLAYDEQQTLADTAAGLDTVQLGAAVSAAAGARRIDVYGVGASGLVAQDLTQKLLRIGLIAHAHSDPHLAVTNAVQLRAGDVAIAITHSGTTGDVIEPLRVAFEHGATTVAITGRPDGAVTQYADHILTTSTARESELRPAAMSSRTSQLLVVDCLFVGVAQRTYETAAPALAASYEALAHRHRR, encoded by the coding sequence GTGACCCATGAAGTGAAGGAAACTTTCGGCCGGGCGAGCACGGCACCGGCGCCCGCCGCCCTCGCGGCCAAGGTCCGCACGCTCGCACCGTCGATGACCCGCTCCATGCAGCGCGTCGCCGAAGCGGTCGCGAACGACCCGGCGGGCTGCGCGGCCCTCACGGTCACCGGCCTCGCCGAGCTCACCGGCACCAGCGAGGCCACGGTCGTACGCACCGCCCGCCTTCTCGGCTACCCCGGCTACCGCGATCTGCGCCTCGCCCTCGCCGGCCTCGCCGCCCAGCAGCAGTCGGGCCGCGCCCCGGCCATCACGACCGACATCGCGGTGGACGACCCCATCGCGGACGTCGTCACGAAACTCGCGTACGACGAGCAGCAGACCCTCGCGGACACGGCGGCCGGACTCGACACGGTCCAGCTCGGTGCCGCGGTGTCGGCCGCCGCCGGGGCCCGCCGTATCGATGTGTACGGCGTCGGGGCGTCGGGGCTGGTCGCCCAGGACCTGACGCAGAAGCTGCTGCGGATAGGGCTGATAGCCCACGCCCACAGCGATCCGCATCTCGCCGTGACGAACGCGGTGCAGCTGCGGGCCGGTGACGTGGCCATCGCGATCACGCACTCCGGGACGACCGGCGATGTCATCGAGCCACTGCGGGTCGCGTTCGAGCACGGGGCCACGACGGTCGCCATCACCGGACGCCCGGACGGGGCGGTCACCCAGTACGCCGACCACATCCTCACGACGTCCACCGCGCGGGAGAGTGAGCTGCGGCCGGCGGCGATGTCGTCGCGGACCAGCCAGTTGCTGGTGGTGGACTGTCTGTTCGTCGGGGTCGCCCAGCGGACCTACGAGACGGCGGCGCCGGCGCTGGCCGCGTCTTACGAGGCACTGGCCCACCGGCATCGCCGATAG